The Candidatus Synechococcus calcipolaris G9 nucleotide sequence AGCATGGTTCGGCCCAAATTGGGGAAGTAGCCCTATTTTCTAGCTACAAAATTCCTCTCAACTATTACCAAATCTGTTTTATTCCCCCCAATGGATCAGACTTCTATTTTTGGAAATACTTTATCCCCCCCTGGATATGGGACATCAGAATAGAATTTTGGTATTTCGATAGTGACTATCAATTCCTTGATCCTCTGATGCTAGAACAAATCCATGATCAGACCGTAAATGTGTAGGACTAGGAAACAGTAATGGCCACAGATGATCTATGTCAGAATTTAACCCTTCGCATTGGGGAACTGCTAGGGATGCTGCAAAGTTTGCAGTCTCGCATTACTAGCCTAGAAGAATGCGATCGCCGTCAGTACCAATTAATTGCCATTCTGGTAGCGGTAAATTTGGGATTAAATAACCCCCTGACTAATCAACTTTTTAACATTCAGGATGGCCCGGCGGCTCAATGGGCCTGCGAAGCCCAGGAGGATCAACAGGAATGATTTACCTTAACTTTGCCCCAACACCGATCACTGACCACGGCCTGATCCGCTGGCATCTATCCCTGATGAATGGCGATCGCCCGGTGGATCAAATCAATGCATATAGTGGGGCCCCGTCGGCCCAAGCACTAAAAACAGGGTCTAAGGATTTTCCCGGTAGCCTTCGCCCTCTCCCTCCTGGTCGCTGGAAAATTGGCCCGATTGAAGATGCTGGATCATCATGGGGGCCGGCAATCGGGCGTTACTGGATCGATCTGCTACCCATGGCAGGTACTCAAACCTATGGGCGATCAGCGTTCGGTATCCACCTAGACGCAAATCACCATCAACCTAGGGGCCGTGGGAGTGCTGGCTGTATTGTCACCCCTAGGGAAGCCGATCTAGAGCGGGTATTAGGTTGGCTACGGGCCAAGGCAAAACCTGAATTTCTAGTGTGTTCCCATTCAACAGCGATCGCCGCCGGACAAGTAACTTACAACATCACCGCAGCGCGGCGGGCCTGGCTGGATACGATCGCATGGGCAGAGGGAACCGACGGGCCTCATGGCTACCGTACAATTTTCAGTTATAAATTTTTCTCTGATTTCTCAGACCATCCACGGCAGATTCAAAAATCTGGCCCCTTGTCCAGCGATGCCGCTGGCCGGTATCAGTTTCTCTCAACAACATGGGATGAATGTAAACACGCCCTTGATCTCCCTGATTTTTCTCCAGCAAGTCAGGATCAAGCGGCCCTATGGCTCATTGACAAGAAACGGGAAGCCTTAGAATTTTGCGATCAATTAATGATAGGGCCGGCATTAGATCGGCTTTCCTATGAATGGGCCAGTCTACCGGCGGCCAGTGGTAGGGGGCGATATGGGCAACCGATCAAATCCGTTCCCCAAATTAGGGCAAAATTGAATCAGTTGTTGGGGTGACAGTCTAGGGGAAGGTTCACAATTCTGACTTTTCCTCTGGTTTTGTAGTTGGCCGATACGACGGAATCCGCTGGATGGTGTTAGGGTAAGTACGGAAACGCCCCAATTCGCGGGAGGCATAGAATGAGTACGTTGGTTGTCATTGCTTTTGACGATGAGTACAAGGCAAATGAAGTGTTACTGGAACTGGTCAAGCTTCAGCGTGAGCATCTCCTAGATATGGAAGATGCTGCCGTAGTCGTACGAACAAAGGACGGCAAAATTAAAGTTAATCAAACCCAAGACCTGACCTTGGCCGGTGCCCTAGGGGGTGGTTTTTGGGGTCTATTGATTGGTCTATTATTTTTTAATCCCTTACTGGGTTGGGCTGCTGGTCTGGTGGCCGGTGCCATCTCTGGTAAGTTGACGGATATTGGTATTGATGACAACTTCATCAAAGAATTAGGTAAAACGATTGAACCCGGTAATTCGGCTATTTTTACCTTGGTACGGCAAGCAACCCCGGATAAGGTATTAGAAGAAGTGGGCCGCTTTGGTGGCAAAGTCCTACGGACATCCCTGTCTAAGGAAGACGAGGCCAAGTTACAGGAAGCCCTCAATAAAGGTAATACCCCCTCCGCATAGTCGCAATAGGGGGCCAATTAGGTTGGGGGTTCACTCCTTGATCAAGGCTATTATATTGAGTTTAATTCGGGGCTATCAGTATTTGATATCGCCCCTTTTTTTGCCAACCTGTCGCTATCATCCCACCTGTTCTGCCTATGCCCTGGAAGCGGTAGAGCGGTTCGGCCCGTGGCGAGGGGGATGGCTAGGCCTGAAGCGTATTTTTCGTTGCCATCCCTTTGCAGTGGGGGGCTATGATCCTGTTCCCGACGATATTAAATCCCGATCGCCGCAATCTTTAGATGAGTTAGATAAATTGAATTAACTCATTAACTATTGTATTTGCTCTGAGCCGGCGTAGCCGCCCCTATAATCCGGGCTATTCATGGGGATAGGTTCGGATTCATCTAAATTCAGATCAAACCAAAATGTCGTACCCACACCCACTTCGCTGGCAACATGGATCTGGGTATGGTGCTTTTGGATAATATCCTGGACGATGGCTAGACCTAGGCCGGTTCCCTCCAGGGTATGGACTCGATTCTCTGCTCGGAAAAATCGCTCAAAGACGCGCGGTATATCCTCGGAGGAAATCCCCATGCCCGTATCTGATACTTCAATGCGAACCCACCAGGGATGATTATTCTCTTGATTATTGGAGTGGGTGCCTGGCCGTTTCCAAATATAGGCCCGCATAGTTACCCGGCCCCCTTCTGGAGTAAATTTCAGGGCATTCCCGACGAGATTGGCAAAGACTTGTACCAGCAGATCGTAGTTTCCCCAAACTAGGGGGAGGGGACGATGAATATCGCTGTCTAGGTGGATTCCTTTATTGGTGGCATTGAGGTGGTAGGTGCGTAAAATTTGCTCCATGACTTGGGTCACATCCACGGGGCCAAATTGATAGGGCCGGCCTGATTCCAGGCGGGAAATATCTAGGAAATCATTGACTAAGCGGGTGAGGCGATCGGTTTCGTAGTTGGCGGTTTCCAGGAATTCTTGCTGACGTTGATGGGGTAAATCGGAACCGTATTCTTGGATGGTTTCAATAATGGACTTGATATTAAATAGGGGGGTTCGTAGCTCGTGGGAAACATTACTAATGAGTTGGCCCTTCGCTTCGTTTAGCTCGACCTCACGGGTAATATCTTGAACCGTCATGGCGATGCCCTTGGGCCTTTCCCGCTGGCTATCAAAGACACTGGTGAGTAAAACTCGCAGCGATCGCGGACTGGGTTCCTGTAAGGTGACGCGGAATTCCCCTCCCTCGGATTCTCCGGCGGCGGTCTTAAATAGAGGGCAGGTTAAGCGTTCGCATACTGGTGCGGGTAAGCAATTTAGGGCATTTTCCCCCATGACCTGCATTCCTTCCCAATTAAAGAGGCGTTGGGCAGTGGGATTGGCCAGAATGATCCGCATATCTGTATCCAGTAAAATTGCTCCATCGGCAATGGTAGAGACGAGGGTTTCTAGTTTGGCCTTTTGGGACTGTAATTCTTCAATATTTTGGGCTTCGTAGGTTTCGAGCCGCTCTGCCATGTCATTAAAACTGGTAATGAGTTCTCCCAGTTCACCGCCAAAGGGCAAATCAATCCGTTGCTTAAAGTTCCCAGAGGCAATATTTTGCACCCCTTGGAGGAGTTCTTTGATGGGCTGGGTAATAGTAAGGGCATTAAAGACCCCACCCAAAATCACCATGATCCAGAGGGATACAAAAACGGCGATCGTCACATCTCGGGTTAAGCCGGAGGAGGCGGCCAGGGTTGCATTAGGGTTGATCCCGATCGCCAACACACCTAGGTATTCATTGTTGTAGGTGAGGGGCACAAAAACATCGGCCACTAGACCATTGGGGGTCTTATGTTGGCGGACCAGGGGATCATGGCTGGTGGTATAGCGTTCCGGTAGCTGCATACGGCGACGCAGGGCTAGGGCACTATTGACGGGGGGAGCGGAGTAGGGAATGCCATAGTAGATTTCCCCATCCCGATCGGCATAAAGCATGTAGCGAATACTGCTACTGCGTTCGTAAAATTTACTGGAAAAGTCTGCCACGGCACTATAGTTTTGGGCCGCAACCAAGGGGGCCACATCCGCGGCCAAGAGTAGACCTAAATCCTGGCCATAGCGGGTATCGTTCAGGCGGGCATTTTGTTGAATTGAATTGACGGCCCAGAAGGTGAGACCACTCATTAAAATCGAGACCACCAAGGTTGCGGTGGCCATGAGTCGGGTTTGAATCTTAAATTCTGACCACCAGCGAGCGATCGCCCGTAGGATGGTGTCGGAGGTCATGGTCATCGTAGGTGTATTAATCTCATGGCCAAGGAACGAAAAAATAACAGCCTGTAAAATCTATGGGTCATGGCTTGCTATGACTATTATGGTTACATTGTGACATCGCTCGTCGGTTCTAAGCGAGCAAAGTCTTCAATGCGGCGACTATACAACTGCAACATGCGGTCAGCCCAGGTGAGATCGCCACTGTTAATGTACAAATGAATTAAGGGTTCACTGGCATCCGGTAGAACCAAGACCCAATTCTCACTCTCCGGTTCACCAATTTTTATCCCATCAATGAGGTTCAACTGTTGGCTGGGGTGGGTTTCTACTAAGTGACGCATCAGAGATCCCTTGGCAACCCAAGGACAACGAATCCGCCGATGGTGATGGATAATCTGGGGAAGTTGCGATCGCACATCGGAGAGGGTTATATCCTGGAGGGTCAACATTTCCACCAGTTTGGCAATGGTAAACATGCCATCAAAACCCGGATGCAGTTGGGGAAAAATAAAGCCCATATCCGCACTCCCCCCCAAGACAACCGCACTCTGACGTTGACAGGCTTCCATCAAATCCGTGGGATTCGTCCGGGTGCGGACTAAATGGCCACCGTGGTGAGCCACCACCTGATCGACAGCACTGGAGGCCGTAACGGGAACAACAATGGTTTTACCCGGATGGGCGGTGAGAACCAGATGGGCCATTAGGGCGGTGAGTTCTTGATCGGAAACGACGTTCCCGTGGTTATCCACCAGCGTTAATCGTTCCCCATTGGCAGACACCTGAACCCCTAACCCCGCCGAGAGGGCAACCACCACCTGACCCAATTGGGCAATGAGGTTTTGGAGAGCGCCCCCATCTAAGGGCATTTGATGGAGTGTGGCATTTAAAACTACGGCATCACAGCCAAATTTATTTAATAATTGGGGCAAGACCACCCCGGATACGGCATAGGCATAGTCAATCACAATCCGGCAATGGCTGCGATAAAAGACCTGGGTATTCAACCATTTTTCAAAGCCCTGGGCATAGGCGGCCAAGGTTTGGCTAGGGTAGCCCATGGTGCCAATGTCCGTTAAGGTGACGCGGCGGGTGTCCTCACGAAAATAGGCGGTTTCAATTTGCCGTTCTCGGCCCTTGGTGAGATTAATGCCCTTATGATCAAAAAATTCAATCAATAAATAATCCGCCCGATCCGGATGCACTCGCACATGAATGCCCCCACTCACGGACAAGGTATGGGCCGCAAAGCGAGAAATGGGCAGGGCGATCGCCTCTAAACTGAGAACATTAACACCGACGGACATTAACCCAGAGGTTAGGGCATGGGTTACCATCCGCGATACACTCCGTTGATCTCGAGAAACAAGGACACTGGTTCCCGGCTCTAGGGTTGAGGCATAGGCGGCCGCCAAGCGCACGGCAAAATCTGGTGTCATGTCCACATTGGCTAAACCCGCCACTCCCCGCTGTCCGAAGAGATGCCGTTGTCCCGTTGTGCCCCAAATTAAACTTTGATTGAGGATGGCTCCTGGTTCTACCTGTTTGCCGGGCCAGATATGTACCCCTTGACTGATATAGGCCTCTTCACCAATGCGCGATCGCGAACCAATCACCACCCCTTCCTGGATCTGACTGTGGCGATCGACCCGAACATTCCGGGCCAATAGACAATTATTGAGCAGACTTTCTTCGCCAATCACCCCACCATTCCAGACCACCGCCGCCCGAAGCTGAGCCTGGGTGCCGACAATCACGTTATCCCCCAAGACCGTACCCGCCTCTAAGCAGGTGCCCGCAGACAATCGACAGTTATTTCCCAAGAGTACGGGGCCTTGAATTTGCACATCGGCAGGCAAGATTGTATTCCGGCCCACCCAGACCTGGGGTTGAATTTCCGTGCCGATCATTTCTAGGGTGACTCGCCCTTGGAGAGCATCCTGCTGCACCCGATGGTAGGTCTCTAGACTGCCCACATCACACCAATAGCCCTCGGCAATATACCCGTAGAGGGGAATGCCCGCCTGGAGCAAGAGGGGAAATAGATCCTTAGAAAAATCCCGCTCCATGCCACTACTTAAATAGTCCAGTACCTCCGGCTCCAGAATATACATCCCCGTATTCACCGTATCGGAGAAGACTTCCCCAGCAGAGGGTTTCTCTAAAAAGCGATTGATGCGGCCGTCGCCATCGGTAAAGACAATACCAAATTCCTTGGGATTGGGGACGCGGGTCAAAATTAGGGTAGCCTGGGAGTTTTTCTCTTGATGAAACTGAATAGCTGTGGTCAAATCAAAGTCGGTAATACTATCCCCACTCACCACCAAAAACGTATCCTGGAGCAACGCCGCAATATTTTTAACACAACCGGCGGTCCCTAGGGGTTGATCTTCTTCGACAACATAGGTTAAATCCACGCCAAAATCATGGCCATCCCCAAAATATTCCCGCACCACATCGGGTAAATAGTGCAGGGTGACAATCACCTCTTCAATGGAGTGCTGGCGCAATAAATTGAGAATATGTTCGGCGATCGGACGATTGAGAACCGGAACCATCGGTTTGGGTAAATCACAGGTGAGGGGCCGCAGTCTGGTGCCACTTCCCCCGGCCATTAGTACTGCCCGCATGATCGTCTACCAATAAGTTTTAACCGGGTAACTGATCTGGATCAATTCCTTGAGATCGCAAGAAATCGGCTAACCGTTGGGCCTGGGCTTGGGCTTGGGCCGCCTGTTCCTGAGCATTTCGGGCCTGTTCTTTAGCTTGTTTAGCTTCTGCTTGAGCCGCGTGGGCCTGCTCATCGCCTGTAGGTAACAACTGGCCTTGGGCATCACACCAGCGCAACCAAGGGCCGCTTCCCCCCTCAAATTCACCATCCCAAAGGGTGAGACCTAGGTTAACTTGCCCTAGCCAAAAATCGCCGTTCTCCTGGCATTGCATCTTCTGGTATTGCAGTCCCCGCAGTTCAAAAATTCCCAGGCGATCGCCCCCTAAACGCTTCATCGGATCAAAAACAACGTAGTAGCTAACCCGCATCTGCTCGTAAAGCTTAAATTTATGGGTGAGCTCATTCCCCACTCGATTGGAGACCACTTCAATGGCAATATCCGGCGGTTTGCCAAAGTTCCAAAGGAAATAACACCGGTTTTCCTTCGGCCAAAAGTCCTCCGGTACCTCCACATTAAAACTGACAAAGACATCAGGGACGATGGCCGGCTGGTTGACAGTATGGTAAATGCCCACATTGGCAGCGGCAAGAAATCGCTGATCTGTCAGATTGCTATAGAGAACTGCCGTTAAAAGCCGTTGCTGCTTCTCGGAGGCAATGTTATCCACCGGAGTGTCATCCTCTGTGATGAAATCATTGGCATCGGGAAAGCTTATCCCTAAATCGTTGTCTAGATCGCTGAGGTTATCCCCTAGGGCATTCTCTAGATCAGCGGCAGGAATAACAAGTGGCTTAATCATGGGCAGATCTCCATGGGCCGAAGTTGCGCGTTGCTCCCCATTGTAGGGCAGGGATTAAATGGGAAAACCTTTGTTTTTTTGACGATAAAATATATTAAGCTTTGTTAGATCACGCCACTCATCCTGGAAAATTGTTAAATTAGATACAGAAACGAATCGTTCATCTCTCTCAACTCAGCAAAACAGTTTCATCTAGTCAACATCAAATTTCATCCACCTGAGAGTATTAGAGAGACGGAAGTAGGGAAAATCCCGAAGGAACGCGCCTCAGTTTCAGACCACACCTTGTACATAATTGGGGCGAAAATCATGACAACTCTTACCTATCGCGGCGTTCAATACAACTACACTCCTCCGGCGGTTAAAACCCAAGCAACTGATGTAGTAGCGAAGTACCGTGGCTACAATTATACCTGTGTTGCGGCGGTGAATCCCCCCGCTCAGTCCGTCAAGTCTTTGACTTTCCGTGGTGTTGCCTATCAAACAGGCGCAGCAGCTATTCCTACCGCCGTCGCTATGGCAAATTCCGCTGCACCCGCTGCCATTAATTCAGACATGAACTCAAACAGTAATGATCTGAATGCCATGGCCCGTTCCTTGACCATGTCTCACCATCGCGTGATCAAAAACCGTGAACAAGCTCTCTTGGTGCGGACTGCCGAATTGGTGGGTTTACCCGTCGGGGTGGCCTCCCATTACTGGAATCAAGTCCAAGGCAAAATTAATCCTAATTTCCGTGCCAGCTACGATCGCAGCCATGTGGCTCTCAGCTAATCGATGAGTTGAATTCTATCCGTTCAATCATCTAATCAATCAAGGGGATTTGGTCAACCAAGATTTGGAAAAATCTAGGAAGATCAGATCCTCTTTTTTCTAGGTGATTTCTCCTGATTTAGGCAAATTTAGGCACGGGGAGTTGGATAGTTTGGATTATTGGGGAGGATGGGCTAACTCCCCCCGGAAAACCGTAATGGCTTGGCCACGAATATAGACCCGCTCAGAGTCATGGCGCAAGGTGAGCCACCCCCCTCGTTCTGAGGCTTGATAGGCCACCAAGTTGGTTTTGCCCAGACGTTGCCCCCAGTAGGGAGTTAAGCTGCAATGGGCGGAACCAGTGACGGGATCCTCTGGGATGCCCAGTTGGGGGGCAAAAAAACGGGAGATAAAGTCAAGATCAGGTTCCCTGGAAAGGGCCGTGACAATGACACCCCGGCAGGATAATTGGGCCAGAGCAATCAAATCCGGTTGGAGTTGGCGGAGGTGCTGGTCGCTATCCAGTTCCAGAAAGTAATCGGGGCCAGCTTCCCCCATAAATGCAACATTAGGGCCAAAAATCTGCTCTAGAATCTGGCGATCGCCCTGGGATTGGATGGCTGTAATGGCTTGACTGGGGAAGTTGAGTTCGAGCCACCCCTGATGGTTTTCTGCGGTCAATTCACCACTGCGGGTCATAAAACGGGCGATCGCTGATTCTGGTAAGAATCCTTCAGACCAGAGAATATGGGCGGCGGCTAGGGTGGCATGGCCACAGAGATCCACCTCCGCTACGGGGGTAAACCAACGTAATTGATACCCATGATCTTGGGGCACGTCTTGGGGGACACCTTGGGGCACTAAGAAGGCGGTTTCCGATAAATTCATTTCTGCGGCCAGGGATCGTAGCCAATCATCCCCCGGAAACTGGGGCAGAATACACACGGCGGCGGGATTGCCACTAAAGGGGCGATCGCTAAAGGCATCCACCTGAAATAAAGGAATGGTCATACCGATGCCTTCCTGTTGTGGACAGTTCTAAGCAATGCCATTCTGAACGATTTCGCTCTAAACAATGCCAATTTCCGCCTGTTGCTCATTCCACAGGTTCCAATTTTTGTAAATGTCCTTTAGGGTACCATCTTGCTTGAGGCGGGCGATCGCCTCATCCACTTCCGTTTGCAGGGCACTGGCCTGGGGATTATTTTTATTAAAGGCTATGACATAGTTATTAAGAAAAATGGGGACACCAATGGGTTTGAGGGCGGTATTTCTCGCGGAGCCGGGGCCGGTTCCCAGGACGTAGTAGGCCACAATCGGATAATCAATCAGTACCGCATCAATAGCCCCCTGGGCCAGATCATCAAAGGGAAGCTCACCAACATAGCTGCGGAGGGTGATTTGGGGATCCTGGGTCAAAATTTTCTCGGCTCGATAGCCTGCCCCTGTACCGACGGTCATGCCCGCCAAATCCTTGAGGGTGAGTTCACTGTCTTGGTTGGCATCGGCAAACCGAGGATCGTCGGCCCGCACCACAATCTGTTGGCCGTAACGGTAATAGGGCTGGGAGAACAGTTGGGTCTGCTCGCGATCGCTGGTTACTTCCCAGCCGTTTAGGATCAGATCAAAGCGGTTGGCGGCCAAGGCATTGGCCAGTTCAGGATAGGGCGTATCTCTAAATTCACTGGTCACTCCCATTAATTGGGCGATCGCCTTGGCAATCTCCACTTCAAAGCCAATAAGCTCACTGGAATCCTCTGGATCAAAAAAGACATAGGGGGCCCCATTGTCCGATTCCGCTCCCCATTGCAATATCCCTGGGGTGAGGAGGTCAGCACTGCTTACGGGGATGGGGTCAGCCATGCTATTTATCGGAGTCTCATTGGTCGATTCCACCGCCGGAGTACAGCCCCCAAGGACTGATTTCAAGGTTCCTGTCAGGAGAACCAAGCCAGCGGTTTTACCCACTCGCCCTATGAATTGACGACGTTTTAACATCTGATGTCCCTCAGGGTGCCGACTGCCATGAATAGACCTGTATATTTCATTTTTTGGATTTTCATCCTTAGCGGGTTCCTGGTACAATCACGCCATCCTCTGATGTGCCCAACACTGGACTGCTAAAGGGATCTGGTGTTCCTCGCCAATTAAAGCCACTGAGGCGGAACATCACCGCAGCTATTTGGCGATCGAGGTTATAGCGCACACCCAAACCGTAGGTACGGCGATGGTAGTCCAGGAAAACATCCGTATTAAATATCGCCCCAGTTTCCACATTAATTTGCATTTGAGTTCCAACCCGAATCGGGCCGTAGACCTGCTGCATCAGCCCCACATTGACCACGCTAAAATCCACAATCCGGTCAAAGAGGAAAGGGGAGGATTGATTATTAAACGTGTAGGAGTAACCTAAATCAAAACTGGTGTAGTCAAACCAATTTCGGGAGAAATGACCCACCTGGCCACGAAAGCCGAGGCCACTGCGGATGGCTGGTTGGGTACTGCCATTAGTATAAAGGTTGGCAATCCCTGCGGCCCCAGTATAAAACTGGACAAAGGGTTGAATTGGTTCGGGGCTATAGCGCAAGCCCTCGCTGCGGGTTGGTGGCAGGGTATCCCCTTCCCAGATGGACATACCCCAGTTGAAATTGACCACACCTTGAATGCGTCCCAAACTTGGCCGCGGGGGCAGGGTGATTAAATCACTATTAGCGGTGACGTATTGCCCACCCACCAGATAATCAATGGTTGCCCCGGTATTGCCGAGGGGATAGACCGGCGAGGTGAGGGTGCCACCAAAGCTACTGCGTAATTCCTGCTCCCTCAGGGAACCATTAAAAATCCGCTCCCGATAGATGGAGCGTAGGCTTAGCCAGTGATTTTTGCCGAGGTCTTGATCTAGTTGCAGTAGGGCCCGCGAGGTATCCCCCCAATTGCTGGCATCCAGGGTGGTCAACAATCCATAGGCCCCCAAGCGGGTGCGTGGGCTAAAGTCATGGGAAATATCGACGGTGGCCCCGTAACTGTCGGACCGACCTACGGAAAAGTCATTAGAAATAATTCTCTGTAGATAAATTGCCGGTGAAATCACTACCCTACTGGCGTTGGTATTGAGTAGATGAAACCGACGGGTAAAATACAATCCGCCCCGATCCTCCTCGTCGTAGCCCGGCTCAATGGGTAAAAACTCGTAGGGCCGGCCCACCACATAGCGGCGCACAAACACGGGCAGGGCAATTCGTTGATCAAAAACCAGTCGCCCTCCGCGGGCTAAGAGTACGGTATCCCCCTTGGGGGTAGTGGTGATGGTGGCATTATTGGCCCGATATTCCAATTCCGGCGGAGTAAAGGGATCGTTCGTAACCCGTAAATTGGTGGCAATCCAACGCTGACCATCAAATTCAAGGCGATCGGCTTGGAATCGCATACGCTCAACGTCTGCGGTGGCGATCGCCTGGGGGGAACGGGGTCTACCTGGGGCAAATCCGGGCAATCCCAATGTATCTAAGGGATCAACACGTTGGCTGAAATCCAAATCCTGGCTACCCCGGCGGGCATTCACCACACCAACGGCATTGATCACCACGCCCCGATCCAGGACAAGATTATATTCCAGGCGATCGCCCCGTAGGGTTTGATCTCCCCGTTGCAAGACCACATTTCCCTCAGCAACTAAAATCTGATTATCCAAATCCGTTTGCACCACATCGGCGGTGAGTTCGGCTTCACGAAAGCGGATCAGGACATTGCCAATGGCATTAAATAGGCGGCGGAGGAGGTCGTATTCCTGGCGATCGGAAATGGCCTCTAGGGGGTCTTCCCTGATAACGGCGGTATCGGCATCGGCCTGGGTTAGGCGAAGAGGGTTTGGGTAATGATTAGGCGATGGGGAGGGAGGAACCGCTCCATTGGGACGAACGGTTGTACCCAATAGATCCGACTCAGGAGTTCCGGCGAGGGTGTCGATCTCTACCGGCTGAGGGGAAACTAGGGGTGGGGGTGCAATATCTGGGGGGGGAAGGGGAAAAGGCATATCCACACACGAGTTACTGCCTTCGCTACTTTAAGGGATTCTTCCCCCCAATGGCGAGAGGGGTCTAGTCGAGATCCTTACGCTTGGGGTTGCGGGAGGGATCTCCAGAGAGAAAACCAAAGACAAAGAGAAGGACAAAGAATGTAACAACAATATATACGGTGATTCTTAGGGTTTCCATGGTTAAATCAGCGGTTTCTAAACAGCAGCGTCAGTTTTCCATCATAGCCTGAGGATGATCCCCTGCGATCGCCATTTCTGATTTTCAAATAGTTGATGTGGTTTAGGGAACAAAACGAATAAATTTCTTTTTGCCCACCTGAAGAACCTGACCGATAATGTCTGTACCCTCGGCGATCGCTAGGTCGGGATCCATGACTTTTTCACCATTGAGACGCACCCCACCCCCCTTAATTTGCCGCCGGGCCTCACTACTACTGGAGCAGAGTTTGGTTTGGCTAATCAGGTAGGAGATTTTTAAGGGAAAGGTTAAATCCCCCAAGGAAAACTCCGGTAGGCTCTCGGCCTGGGCCATGGCTCCCTGGGTGACGATCGCCGCCAATTCTCTTTGGGTTTGCTGGGCGAGTTCCCGTCCATGGTATTGACCCACCACCTCAAGGGCAAGGAGTTTTTGGCGAT carries:
- a CDS encoding PhzF family phenazine biosynthesis protein, coding for MTIPLFQVDAFSDRPFSGNPAAVCILPQFPGDDWLRSLAAEMNLSETAFLVPQGVPQDVPQDHGYQLRWFTPVAEVDLCGHATLAAAHILWSEGFLPESAIARFMTRSGELTAENHQGWLELNFPSQAITAIQSQGDRQILEQIFGPNVAFMGEAGPDYFLELDSDQHLRQLQPDLIALAQLSCRGVIVTALSREPDLDFISRFFAPQLGIPEDPVTGSAHCSLTPYWGQRLGKTNLVAYQASERGGWLTLRHDSERVYIRGQAITVFRGELAHPPQ
- a CDS encoding ABC transporter substrate-binding protein; its protein translation is MLKRRQFIGRVGKTAGLVLLTGTLKSVLGGCTPAVESTNETPINSMADPIPVSSADLLTPGILQWGAESDNGAPYVFFDPEDSSELIGFEVEIAKAIAQLMGVTSEFRDTPYPELANALAANRFDLILNGWEVTSDREQTQLFSQPYYRYGQQIVVRADDPRFADANQDSELTLKDLAGMTVGTGAGYRAEKILTQDPQITLRSYVGELPFDDLAQGAIDAVLIDYPIVAYYVLGTGPGSARNTALKPIGVPIFLNNYVIAFNKNNPQASALQTEVDEAIARLKQDGTLKDIYKNWNLWNEQQAEIGIV
- a CDS encoding DUF3769 domain-containing protein; this encodes MPFPLPPPDIAPPPLVSPQPVEIDTLAGTPESDLLGTTVRPNGAVPPSPSPNHYPNPLRLTQADADTAVIREDPLEAISDRQEYDLLRRLFNAIGNVLIRFREAELTADVVQTDLDNQILVAEGNVVLQRGDQTLRGDRLEYNLVLDRGVVINAVGVVNARRGSQDLDFSQRVDPLDTLGLPGFAPGRPRSPQAIATADVERMRFQADRLEFDGQRWIATNLRVTNDPFTPPELEYRANNATITTTPKGDTVLLARGGRLVFDQRIALPVFVRRYVVGRPYEFLPIEPGYDEEDRGGLYFTRRFHLLNTNASRVVISPAIYLQRIISNDFSVGRSDSYGATVDISHDFSPRTRLGAYGLLTTLDASNWGDTSRALLQLDQDLGKNHWLSLRSIYRERIFNGSLREQELRSSFGGTLTSPVYPLGNTGATIDYLVGGQYVTANSDLITLPPRPSLGRIQGVVNFNWGMSIWEGDTLPPTRSEGLRYSPEPIQPFVQFYTGAAGIANLYTNGSTQPAIRSGLGFRGQVGHFSRNWFDYTSFDLGYSYTFNNQSSPFLFDRIVDFSVVNVGLMQQVYGPIRVGTQMQINVETGAIFNTDVFLDYHRRTYGLGVRYNLDRQIAAVMFRLSGFNWRGTPDPFSSPVLGTSEDGVIVPGTR
- a CDS encoding DUF4278 domain-containing protein, whose translation is MTTLTYRGVQYNYTPPAVKTQATDVVAKYRGYNYTCVAAVNPPAQSVKSLTFRGVAYQTGAAAIPTAVAMANSAAPAAINSDMNSNSNDLNAMARSLTMSHHRVIKNREQALLVRTAELVGLPVGVASHYWNQVQGKINPNFRASYDRSHVALS
- a CDS encoding photosystem II reaction center protein I; its protein translation is METLRITVYIVVTFFVLLFVFGFLSGDPSRNPKRKDLD